The Nitrospirota bacterium nucleotide sequence ATGGGATGGCGCGATTGGAGAATGTCGAAGAGGGTCGTGGTGCCGATGCCCGTCATCAGGATGAGGATATCGACCGATCCATCGACCAGTTTGGCGCCGAAGCGCAACGCCGCGGGGTTGTCCTGGATGGGGATTTCCTGGAGGGCTGGAACCACGCGAGCCTGCCCGCCATGATGCTCGATCAGCCGGGTCATCTCCCTGGCCATACGGCTTTCGAATGCTGTGACCGTCAGGCCAGAGAATCCCTGTCCGCTCATGACGATCTCTATTGGACGGGCGGCGTGATGGCGCAGCGGAAACCGGTCGATTCGTTCCGAATCGTCAGATCGCTGTCCACGCGCGTGAAGATGCGGACCGTGGGGGTCTCATTTTGCCATCCGGCACCCCGAATGACTTTCTTGATGCCGCTTTCAGGGCCTTGCGGATTCTTCGCCGGGCTCTTCTCGTAGTAGCGAGCGTCGTACCAGTCGTTGACCCATTCCCAGACGTTGCCGGCCATATCGTAGGCGCCGAAGGGGCTCTTGCCCAATTCATAGCTCCCGACGGGCATGAGGGTCTTTTCACCGATCCACTTTTGATTGAAATTGAGATGTTTCACCGTGGGTTCGACATTCCCCCATGGGAATCGTCGATCGGTCGTGCCCTTTGCCGCTTTTTCCCATTCGGCTTCGGTGGGGAGGCGCTTGCCCGCCCAGGCGCAATAGGCTTCCGCATCGAACCAATCCACATTGATCACGGGCCGGTCGGTCAGTGACTCA carries:
- a CDS encoding SUMF1/EgtB/PvdO family nonheme iron enzyme, which codes for MSIPPRLVSTVLGALLNLSLVFAADQPPQALFTPPTGKDGAPMVVVPAGSFPMGVPHGDRDGGRDEYPRHDVFVDTFFIDKFEVTNSRYLEFVKATGHRVPQNPKNPTRNLWQGNTIAESLTDRPVINVDWFDAEAYCAWAGKRLPTEAEWEKAAKGTTDRRFPWGNVEPTVKHLNFNQKWIGEKTLMPVGSYELGKSPFGAYDMAGNVWEWVNDWYDARYYEKSPAKNPQGPESGIKKVIRGAGWQNETPTVRIFTRVDSDLTIRNESTGFRCAITPPVQ